In Gemmatimonadales bacterium, a genomic segment contains:
- a CDS encoding ABC transporter ATP-binding protein: protein MTAVNGQALIKLEGLKKVFYTDEVETHALEDVHLEVKQGEYLAVAGPSGCGKTTLLSILGLLDSPTEGNYVLGGDHVANLTASQRAKIRNRQIGFIFQAFNLIGDLTVAENVELPLTYRGMPSGERGKRVQDALEKVGMSHRMKHYPSQLSGGQQQRVAVARAVVGDPLILLADEPTGNLDSKNGESVMELLRDLHRAGATLCMVTHDPRYARHADRTIHLFDGRIVEESVAVV, encoded by the coding sequence ATGACCGCAGTGAACGGACAGGCGCTGATCAAGCTCGAGGGACTGAAGAAGGTCTTCTACACCGACGAGGTGGAGACCCACGCGCTGGAGGACGTGCACCTCGAGGTGAAGCAGGGGGAGTACCTCGCCGTCGCCGGCCCGTCCGGATGCGGCAAGACGACGCTGCTCTCGATCCTCGGCCTGCTGGACTCGCCGACGGAGGGCAACTACGTGCTCGGCGGCGACCACGTCGCGAACCTGACGGCCTCGCAGCGCGCCAAGATCCGGAACCGCCAGATCGGCTTCATCTTCCAGGCGTTCAACCTGATCGGCGACCTGACGGTGGCGGAGAACGTCGAGCTGCCGCTCACTTACCGCGGGATGCCCTCCGGCGAGCGGGGCAAGCGGGTGCAGGACGCGCTCGAGAAGGTGGGGATGAGCCACCGGATGAAGCACTATCCCTCGCAGCTCTCCGGCGGCCAGCAGCAGCGCGTCGCGGTGGCGCGCGCGGTGGTGGGCGACCCGCTGATCCTGCTGGCGGACGAGCCGACCGGCAACCTCGACTCCAAGAACGGCGAGTCGGTGATGGAGCTGCTGCGCGACCTGCACCGGGCCGGCGCGACGCTGTGCATGGTCACGCACGATCCGCGCTACGCGCGGCACGCGGACCGGACGATCCACCTGTTCGACGGGCGGATCGTCGAGGAGTCGGTCGCGGTGGTGTAA